One Falsarthrobacter nasiphocae DNA segment encodes these proteins:
- a CDS encoding ABC transporter permease has translation MTWYLVKRLGQLIPVFLGATLLVYFLVFQLPGDPLAAICGEKGCTPGVAAQLREQYHLDEPFWTRYFGYLGGIFTGDLGVNFSGRPIASVIGDAMPVTARLAIMALIFEAVFGIAFGLYAGLKKGKLFDSTILIVSLIVISVPIFVLAFVLQYVIGVQWQLAKPTVSSKATFTDLILPAFVLGLVSFAYVLRLTRTSVAENASADYVRTARAKGLSNGRIVRVHILRNSMIPVATFLGADLGGLMGGAVVTEGIFNVPGIGNTLFKALTLGDAPTVVSIVSLLVLIFCIANLLVDLLYAWLDPRIRYA, from the coding sequence ATGACCTGGTATCTCGTCAAGCGGCTGGGACAGCTGATCCCGGTCTTCCTCGGGGCCACGCTCCTCGTCTACTTCCTCGTCTTCCAGCTCCCGGGTGATCCGCTCGCCGCCATCTGTGGCGAGAAGGGCTGCACCCCGGGCGTCGCGGCCCAGCTGCGGGAGCAGTACCACCTGGACGAGCCGTTCTGGACCCGGTACTTCGGGTACCTCGGCGGCATCTTCACCGGTGACCTCGGCGTCAACTTCTCGGGCCGCCCCATCGCCTCGGTGATCGGGGATGCCATGCCCGTCACCGCCCGCCTCGCGATCATGGCCCTCATCTTCGAGGCCGTCTTCGGCATCGCCTTCGGCCTCTACGCTGGCCTGAAGAAGGGCAAGCTCTTCGACTCGACGATCCTCATCGTCTCCCTCATCGTCATCTCGGTGCCGATCTTCGTGCTCGCCTTCGTCCTCCAGTACGTCATCGGCGTGCAGTGGCAGCTCGCCAAGCCGACCGTCTCGAGCAAGGCGACCTTCACGGACCTCATCCTGCCGGCGTTCGTCCTCGGCCTCGTCTCCTTCGCCTACGTGCTGCGCCTGACGCGCACGTCCGTCGCCGAGAACGCGAGCGCCGACTACGTCCGCACGGCCCGTGCGAAGGGCCTGAGCAACGGCCGGATCGTCCGCGTCCACATCCTCCGCAACTCCATGATCCCCGTGGCCACCTTCCTCGGTGCCGACCTCGGCGGCCTCATGGGCGGCGCCGTCGTCACCGAGGGCATCTTCAACGTCCCCGGCATCGGCAACACCCTCTTCAAGGCACTGACCCTGGGCGACGCCCCGACGGTCGTCTCGATCGTCTCCCTGCTTGTCCTGATCTTCTGCATCGCCAACCTGCTCGTGGACCTGCTCTACGCGTGGCTCGACCCGAGGATCCGTTATGCCTAA
- a CDS encoding peptide ABC transporter substrate-binding protein has translation MRFARTTKIVGLATLSALALAACGGGSSDSGSSASGDAGAIITASSVEPENPLVPTNTSENGGGRVVENIFNGLISYDENGKSVNDLAESIETKDSKVWTIKIKSGKKFTNGEAVTAKSFVDAWNYGAAAKNAQKSSYFFESIEGYDKVSAEGSQEDKMSGLKVIDDTTFEVTLSQPEADFAQRLGYSAYVPIPESAYKDMKAFGENPVGYGPYKMKDKGAWQHNAQIELVKNDDYDGPEKAQNGGITFKLYQNADTSYQDLLADNLDVLDQIPTSAMQNYKNDLGDRYSDKAYAGNQTFSIPYYLDNFKGEAGKLRRQAISMAINRDEIIKVIFQGTRTPATDFTSPTLEGYSKDLKGSEYTTFNKDKAKELWEEAEKIQPYDDSKPFTIAYNADASHKQWVDAVSNQLSQNLGIKAEGKPYTTFKELRTAASSGKLTGAARAGWLADYPSLYNFLGPVYGKGASSNDAKYDNPAFDKLLKEGLGAKSAEDATKKFQEADALLLEDMPNVPLWYSTANVGWSNKVSNVTTSWNGTPMYYKVTKKG, from the coding sequence ATGCGCTTCGCACGCACTACGAAGATCGTCGGCCTCGCCACGCTCTCAGCCCTCGCCCTCGCCGCCTGCGGCGGCGGATCGTCGGACAGCGGCTCGTCCGCATCGGGCGACGCCGGCGCCATCATCACGGCCAGCAGCGTCGAGCCGGAGAACCCGCTCGTTCCGACCAACACCTCGGAGAACGGCGGCGGGCGCGTCGTCGAGAACATCTTCAACGGCCTCATCTCGTACGACGAGAACGGCAAGAGCGTCAACGACCTCGCCGAGTCCATCGAGACCAAGGACTCCAAGGTCTGGACCATCAAGATCAAGTCCGGCAAGAAGTTCACCAACGGTGAGGCCGTGACGGCCAAGAGCTTCGTGGACGCCTGGAACTACGGCGCCGCCGCCAAGAACGCCCAGAAGTCCTCGTACTTCTTCGAGTCCATCGAGGGCTACGACAAGGTCAGCGCTGAGGGCTCCCAGGAAGACAAGATGAGCGGCCTCAAGGTCATCGACGACACGACCTTCGAGGTCACGCTGTCGCAGCCCGAGGCCGACTTCGCCCAGCGCCTCGGCTACTCCGCCTACGTGCCGATCCCCGAGTCCGCCTACAAGGACATGAAGGCCTTCGGCGAGAACCCGGTCGGCTACGGCCCGTACAAGATGAAGGACAAGGGCGCCTGGCAGCACAACGCACAGATCGAGCTCGTCAAGAACGACGACTACGACGGCCCGGAGAAGGCGCAGAACGGCGGCATCACGTTCAAGCTCTACCAGAACGCCGACACCTCCTACCAGGACCTCCTCGCGGACAACCTCGACGTCCTCGATCAGATCCCGACCTCGGCGATGCAGAACTACAAGAACGATCTTGGCGACCGCTACTCCGACAAGGCCTACGCGGGCAACCAGACTTTCTCCATCCCGTACTACCTGGACAACTTCAAGGGCGAGGCGGGCAAGCTCCGCCGCCAGGCCATCTCCATGGCCATCAACCGCGACGAGATCATCAAGGTCATCTTCCAGGGCACCCGCACGCCGGCCACGGACTTCACGTCCCCGACCCTCGAGGGCTACTCCAAGGACCTCAAGGGCTCCGAGTACACGACGTTCAACAAGGACAAGGCCAAGGAGCTGTGGGAGGAGGCTGAGAAGATCCAGCCGTACGACGACTCCAAGCCCTTCACGATCGCCTACAACGCGGACGCCTCCCACAAGCAGTGGGTCGACGCCGTGAGCAACCAGCTGTCCCAGAACCTGGGCATCAAGGCTGAGGGCAAGCCGTACACGACCTTCAAGGAGCTCCGCACGGCCGCGAGCAGCGGCAAGCTCACCGGCGCCGCCCGCGCCGGCTGGCTCGCCGACTACCCGTCGCTCTACAACTTCCTCGGCCCGGTCTACGGCAAGGGTGCGAGCTCGAACGACGCCAAGTACGACAACCCGGCGTTCGACAAGCTCCTCAAGGAAGGCCTGGGCGCCAAGTCCGCTGAGGACGCCACGAAGAAGTTCCAGGAGGCGGACGCCCTCCTCCTCGAGGACATGCCGAACGTCCCGCTGTGGTACTCCACCGCGAACGTCGGCTGGTCCAACAAGGTCTCCAACGTGACCACGAGCTGGAACGGCACGCCCATGTACTACAAGGTGACGAAGAAGGGCTAA
- the pgi gene encoding glucose-6-phosphate isomerase, producing MSESKLTDVTTTDAWERLDELAESADVDLRAAFAEDADRASSLTFDAADLRVDLSKNLVDKDVLSALLDLARTTGVEERRDAMFAGEKINVTENRSVLHTALRRPKGAQPPLVVDGQDVDKDVHEVLDRIYAFADKVRSGEWTGVTGRPIETVVNIGIGGSDLGPVMVYEALKPLRHERLTARFISNIDPTDAAEKLGDLDPETTLVVVASKTFTTLETITNARVARTWLLDGLRERGAIGEGQDAEAVAKHFVAVSTALDKVEEFGIDPKNAFGFWDWVGGRYSVDSAIGTVLAVVLGPRVFSEFLAGFRAMDEHFLSAPLESNVPVLMGLINVWDSNFLGAETHAVLPYDQHLHRFPAYLQQLTMESNGKSVMWDGREVSDETGEIFWGEPGTNGQHAFYQLIHQGTRLVPCDFIAFATPSYDVKDGDQDVHELFLANFFAQTKALAFGKTADEVRAEGIDESIVPARTFPGNQPTTSIMAPKLTPSVLGQLIALYEHIVFVEGTIWGIDSFDQWGVELGKKLAKDLAPAIAGDEAAIKAQDSSTRSLIEYYRANRAR from the coding sequence ATGAGCGAATCCAAGCTGACCGATGTGACCACGACCGACGCCTGGGAGCGCCTCGACGAGCTCGCCGAGAGCGCCGATGTCGACCTCCGCGCCGCCTTCGCCGAGGACGCGGACCGTGCCTCCTCCCTCACCTTCGACGCGGCGGACCTCCGCGTCGACCTCTCCAAGAACCTCGTGGACAAGGACGTCCTGTCGGCGCTGCTCGACCTCGCCCGCACCACGGGCGTCGAGGAGCGCCGAGACGCGATGTTCGCAGGCGAGAAGATCAACGTCACGGAGAACCGCTCCGTGCTCCACACGGCCCTCCGCCGCCCCAAGGGGGCCCAGCCGCCCCTCGTCGTCGACGGCCAGGACGTGGACAAGGACGTCCACGAGGTCCTCGATCGCATCTACGCCTTCGCGGACAAGGTCCGCTCGGGCGAGTGGACGGGCGTGACCGGCCGCCCCATCGAGACGGTCGTCAACATCGGCATCGGCGGCTCGGATCTCGGCCCCGTCATGGTCTACGAGGCTCTCAAGCCGCTGCGCCACGAGCGCCTCACGGCCCGCTTCATCAGCAACATCGACCCCACGGACGCGGCCGAGAAGCTGGGCGACCTCGACCCCGAGACGACCCTCGTCGTCGTCGCCTCCAAGACCTTCACCACCCTCGAGACGATCACGAACGCGCGCGTGGCGCGCACCTGGCTCCTCGATGGCCTCCGCGAGCGCGGCGCCATCGGCGAGGGGCAGGACGCAGAGGCCGTGGCGAAGCATTTCGTCGCGGTGTCGACGGCCCTGGACAAGGTCGAGGAGTTCGGCATTGACCCGAAGAATGCCTTCGGGTTCTGGGACTGGGTGGGCGGCCGCTACTCGGTGGACTCGGCCATCGGCACGGTCCTCGCGGTCGTCCTGGGCCCCCGCGTGTTCTCGGAGTTCCTGGCCGGCTTCCGCGCGATGGACGAGCACTTCCTCTCGGCTCCCCTTGAGTCCAATGTCCCTGTGCTCATGGGCCTCATCAACGTGTGGGACTCGAACTTCCTGGGCGCCGAGACGCACGCGGTGCTCCCCTACGACCAGCACCTGCACCGCTTCCCGGCGTACCTGCAGCAGCTGACGATGGAGTCCAACGGCAAGTCCGTCATGTGGGACGGCCGCGAAGTCTCTGACGAGACGGGTGAGATCTTCTGGGGCGAGCCGGGCACGAACGGCCAGCACGCCTTCTACCAGCTCATCCACCAGGGCACCCGCCTCGTGCCGTGCGACTTCATCGCGTTCGCGACCCCCTCCTACGACGTCAAGGACGGGGACCAGGACGTTCACGAGCTGTTCCTCGCGAACTTCTTCGCCCAGACCAAGGCCCTCGCGTTCGGCAAGACGGCTGACGAGGTGCGCGCGGAGGGCATCGACGAGTCGATCGTTCCGGCTCGCACGTTCCCGGGCAACCAGCCGACGACCTCGATCATGGCCCCGAAGCTGACGCCCTCGGTGCTCGGCCAGCTCATCGCGCTCTACGAGCACATCGTGTTCGTCGAGGGCACCATCTGGGGCATCGACTCGTTCGACCAGTGGGGCGTGGAGCTCGGCAAGAAGCTCGCCAAGGACCTCGCGCCCGCCATCGCGGGTGACGAGGCGGCGATCAAGGCGCAGGACTCCTCCACGCGCAGCCTCATCGAGTACTACCGCGCCAACCGCGCCCGGTAG
- a CDS encoding NADP-dependent oxidoreductase: MASEYRPADESTAPETRPDLPRTSRAVTLASRPDGLPTPADFEMKTLDLWELNAGQVLIENVVMSVDPYMRGRMDDRESYIPPFELGEPLTGGAVGRVIASRADDLPVGTHVQHFYGWRDRIVLDAEMVQPVDTDLAPAEAYLGILGMTGLTAWVGLTVIGRFEKGETVFVSAAAGAVGSAVGQIAKLLGAGRVIGSAGGREKVEYVKSLGFDAVIDYKAGDVAGQLKDAAPDGIDIYFDNVGGEHLEAALASIRKNARIVLCGAISIMNGRAGSTGIRNTAALIGKGATMQGFTVGQYQQDHQEEFYAHMAPWVSEGRIQWKTTQRHGLENAVPAFLELFEGGNTGKMVVVLDESA, encoded by the coding sequence ATGGCATCCGAGTACCGTCCCGCGGACGAGTCCACCGCACCCGAGACCCGCCCCGACCTTCCCCGCACGAGCCGCGCCGTGACGCTGGCCTCCCGCCCGGATGGCCTGCCGACCCCCGCGGACTTTGAGATGAAGACGCTTGACCTGTGGGAGCTCAACGCGGGCCAGGTCCTCATTGAGAACGTCGTCATGAGCGTTGACCCGTACATGCGCGGCCGGATGGACGACCGCGAGTCCTACATCCCGCCGTTCGAGCTCGGCGAGCCCCTGACGGGCGGCGCCGTGGGCCGCGTCATCGCCTCCCGCGCGGACGACCTGCCCGTTGGCACGCACGTTCAGCACTTCTACGGCTGGCGGGATCGGATCGTCCTGGACGCCGAGATGGTCCAGCCGGTCGACACGGACCTCGCCCCCGCGGAGGCCTACCTCGGAATCCTCGGGATGACGGGCCTGACCGCGTGGGTGGGCCTCACGGTCATCGGCCGGTTCGAGAAGGGCGAGACGGTCTTCGTCTCCGCCGCGGCCGGCGCCGTCGGCTCCGCCGTGGGCCAGATCGCCAAGCTCCTGGGCGCGGGCCGAGTCATCGGCTCGGCGGGCGGCCGAGAGAAGGTCGAGTACGTGAAGTCCCTCGGCTTTGATGCGGTCATCGACTACAAGGCCGGGGACGTCGCGGGCCAGCTCAAGGACGCGGCCCCGGACGGGATCGACATCTACTTCGACAACGTCGGCGGCGAGCACCTCGAGGCGGCCCTCGCCTCGATCCGCAAGAACGCCCGCATCGTCCTCTGCGGCGCCATCTCCATCATGAACGGCCGGGCCGGGTCCACCGGCATCCGCAATACTGCCGCGCTCATCGGCAAGGGCGCCACGATGCAGGGCTTCACCGTGGGCCAGTATCAGCAGGACCATCAGGAGGAGTTCTACGCGCACATGGCGCCGTGGGTCTCCGAGGGCCGCATCCAGTGGAAGACCACCCAGCGTCACGGCCTGGAGAACGCGGTGCCCGCCTTCCTTGAGCTCTTCGAGGGCGGCAACACCGGCAAGATGGTCGTCGTCCTCGACGAGTCCGCCTGA
- a CDS encoding TDT family transporter, translated as MAHAAPAPAPVLARFPEAGPVWFPSVMGTGITASLLAEFSEEAGWLQGPSVAFFGLTVLLFVGLSAGFAARCVRRRSALTSTLRDFSQLPYWGAVAMAFLVVGHAAHVVLPLLDPGALGAAVRIDAVLWTVGTVLGLVTAFGFTAAIIMGEPGKPLPTWGLPLVPPMGSATTGSALVPFVPDEGLRLTLVVLTVGCFAVTLVLGFVIFAVALHHHIRVENIPLDLAISSWIPLGVLGQSMSAAQTLAAQAEHFVIPGAVSTLHRLADLYGLAMVPLAFVTIAIAVQITAQGFRHGMRFVPGWWSLTFPVGTLALGSRLLAQSLGSGWLGALSVAALVVLVINWAFCAASSVRAFLSVRRRAARAGAAASGTRSPEARANA; from the coding sequence GTGGCCCACGCCGCCCCTGCGCCCGCGCCCGTCCTCGCCAGGTTCCCTGAGGCGGGCCCCGTCTGGTTCCCGAGCGTCATGGGCACGGGCATCACAGCGAGCCTCCTCGCGGAGTTCAGCGAGGAGGCGGGGTGGCTGCAGGGCCCGTCGGTGGCGTTCTTCGGCCTCACGGTTCTGCTCTTTGTCGGACTGTCTGCGGGATTCGCGGCCCGGTGTGTCCGCCGGCGCTCCGCGCTGACGAGCACGCTGAGGGACTTCTCGCAGCTGCCCTACTGGGGCGCGGTGGCCATGGCCTTCCTCGTGGTGGGGCATGCGGCGCACGTCGTCCTGCCGCTCCTGGACCCCGGGGCGCTCGGTGCGGCCGTGCGCATCGACGCGGTGCTGTGGACTGTGGGCACCGTCCTGGGGCTCGTGACGGCCTTCGGGTTCACGGCCGCGATCATCATGGGCGAGCCCGGGAAGCCGCTGCCCACGTGGGGCCTGCCGCTCGTGCCGCCAATGGGCTCTGCGACGACCGGCTCGGCCCTCGTTCCGTTCGTCCCCGACGAGGGGCTGCGCCTGACGCTCGTCGTCCTCACTGTGGGGTGCTTCGCGGTGACCCTCGTCCTCGGCTTCGTCATCTTTGCCGTGGCTTTGCACCACCACATTCGCGTGGAGAACATCCCCCTGGACCTCGCGATCTCCTCGTGGATCCCCCTCGGCGTCCTGGGCCAGTCCATGTCCGCGGCCCAGACACTCGCCGCGCAGGCCGAGCATTTCGTCATCCCCGGCGCGGTCTCCACGCTTCACCGCCTCGCCGACCTGTACGGCCTGGCGATGGTGCCCCTCGCCTTCGTGACCATCGCGATCGCCGTCCAGATCACCGCGCAGGGTTTCCGCCACGGCATGCGGTTCGTCCCCGGATGGTGGTCGCTGACGTTCCCGGTCGGCACACTGGCCCTCGGCAGCCGCCTCCTCGCCCAGTCCCTCGGCAGTGGATGGCTCGGGGCCCTCAGCGTCGCGGCTCTCGTCGTGCTCGTCATCAACTGGGCGTTCTGCGCAGCCTCCTCGGTGCGCGCCTTCCTCAGCGTCCGACGACGGGCCGCCCGCGCCGGAGCCGCCGCCTCCGGCACCCGCTCCCCCGAGGCCCGGGCCAACGCCTGA
- a CDS encoding siderophore-interacting protein translates to MPAKTPKPQTRLTVLRTEALTPRLIRVWLGGPAFADFRPNTFTDMYVKLVFSPDGRVPEGPINVAQARAELPAGEAPVTRTYTVRTVDEGRGELAIDVVTHGDRGIAGVWAQRARPGDALLLQGPGGAYAPDPDADWHVLAGDESALPAIASAIEALPSHARGVAVIEVESEDDDALPLAHPAGVEVTWVARNGAGPDPMRLRGALEAALGGGWPSGVVHVFAHGERESVKALRTLFREREVPRERLSISGYWAHGRTEDAFQAEKREPIGKID, encoded by the coding sequence ATGCCCGCCAAGACGCCCAAACCGCAGACCCGGCTCACCGTGCTCCGGACGGAGGCCCTGACGCCGCGGCTGATCCGCGTGTGGCTCGGTGGCCCCGCCTTCGCGGACTTTCGTCCCAACACATTCACTGATATGTACGTCAAGCTCGTGTTCTCGCCGGACGGACGCGTGCCGGAGGGCCCCATCAATGTGGCCCAGGCCCGCGCGGAGCTCCCGGCGGGAGAGGCTCCCGTGACGCGGACCTACACTGTCCGCACCGTGGACGAGGGCCGCGGCGAGCTCGCCATCGACGTCGTCACCCACGGGGACCGCGGGATTGCGGGCGTCTGGGCCCAGCGCGCGCGCCCCGGGGACGCCCTCCTCCTCCAGGGCCCCGGTGGCGCCTACGCCCCGGACCCGGACGCCGACTGGCATGTCCTCGCCGGGGACGAGTCCGCGCTGCCCGCCATCGCCAGCGCCATCGAGGCCCTCCCCTCCCACGCGCGCGGCGTGGCCGTCATCGAGGTGGAGAGCGAGGACGACGACGCCCTGCCCCTCGCACACCCCGCCGGCGTCGAGGTCACGTGGGTGGCCCGGAACGGCGCCGGGCCGGACCCGATGCGCCTGCGGGGCGCTCTCGAGGCGGCGCTCGGCGGGGGCTGGCCCTCCGGCGTCGTCCATGTCTTTGCCCATGGCGAGCGCGAGTCCGTCAAGGCCCTCCGCACCCTCTTCCGCGAGCGCGAGGTGCCGCGCGAGCGGCTGTCCATCTCGGGGTACTGGGCGCACGGACGCACGGAGGACGCGTTCCAGGCGGAGAAGCGCGAGCCCATCGGGAAGATCGACTAG
- a CDS encoding NADP-dependent isocitrate dehydrogenase has product MATIIYTKTDEAPMLATYSLLPIIEAYASTAGVSVETRDISLAARIIAQFADRLPADRQVPDALAELGELAQTPEANIIKLPNISASVPQLKATIKELQDKGYDLPDYPDEVSTDEDKDVRARYDKVKGSAVNPVLREGNSDRRAPLAVKNYARKHPHSMGAWTPESKTNVATMGVDDFRSNEQSVILEKDDVLTFTLHGKDGSETVLKDGLKVLKDEIVDATFLSAKKLDAFLAEQIERAKAEDVLFSVHLKATMMKVSDPIIFGHVVRAFFPEVFETYGEKLAAAGLSPNNGLASILSGLGELDDETAAGVKAGIEKGLAEGPRLAMVNSDKGITNLHVPSDVIVDASMPAMIRTSGHMWGPKGEEDDTLAVLPDSSYAGIYQVVIDDCRKNGAFDPTTMGTVPNVGLMAQKAEEYGSHDKTFEIPADGTVKVTDSEGNVLMSHEVEAGDIWRACQTKDVAVQDWVKLAVTRARASKTPAVFWLDESRAHDRNLIAKVNEYLKDHDTEGLEISIKSPEEATAFSIERIRRGEDTISVTGNVLRDYNTDLFPILELGTSAKMLSVVPLLNGGGLFETGAGGSAPKHVQQLVEENHLRWDSLGEFMALAESFRHAGETEGNASAQVLASTLERATETFLNENKSPSRKVGEIDNRGSHYYLARYWAEELAAQKDDEDLAAKFAPVAEALAAGEEAITSELLGVQGSPADIGGYYLPSEEKTAGVMRPSATLNAAVDGLKK; this is encoded by the coding sequence ATGGCAACCATCATCTACACGAAGACCGACGAAGCACCGATGCTTGCGACCTACTCGCTGCTTCCGATCATCGAGGCGTACGCGTCCACCGCGGGCGTCTCTGTCGAGACGCGCGACATCTCCCTGGCCGCGCGCATCATCGCCCAGTTCGCCGACCGTCTCCCGGCAGACCGGCAGGTCCCGGACGCCCTCGCGGAGCTCGGCGAGCTCGCTCAGACGCCCGAGGCGAACATCATCAAGCTCCCCAACATCTCCGCCTCCGTGCCGCAGCTCAAGGCCACGATCAAGGAGCTCCAGGACAAGGGCTACGACCTCCCCGACTACCCGGACGAGGTCTCCACGGACGAGGACAAGGACGTCCGAGCCCGCTACGACAAGGTCAAGGGCTCGGCCGTGAACCCGGTGCTCCGCGAGGGCAACTCGGACCGCCGCGCGCCCCTCGCCGTCAAGAACTACGCCCGCAAGCACCCGCACTCCATGGGTGCGTGGACGCCGGAGTCCAAGACGAACGTCGCCACGATGGGCGTCGACGACTTCCGCAGCAACGAGCAGTCCGTCATCCTCGAGAAGGACGACGTCCTGACGTTCACGCTCCACGGCAAGGACGGATCCGAGACGGTCCTCAAGGACGGCCTCAAGGTGCTCAAGGACGAGATCGTCGACGCGACGTTCCTCTCCGCCAAGAAGCTCGACGCCTTCCTCGCCGAGCAGATCGAGCGCGCCAAGGCCGAGGATGTCCTCTTCTCCGTGCACCTCAAGGCCACGATGATGAAGGTCTCCGACCCGATCATCTTCGGCCATGTCGTCCGCGCGTTCTTCCCGGAGGTCTTCGAGACGTACGGCGAGAAGCTCGCCGCGGCTGGCCTCTCCCCCAACAACGGCCTCGCCTCGATCCTCTCCGGCCTCGGAGAGCTCGACGACGAGACGGCCGCCGGCGTCAAGGCAGGCATCGAGAAGGGCCTCGCCGAGGGCCCGCGCCTCGCCATGGTCAACTCGGACAAGGGCATCACGAACCTCCACGTGCCGAGCGATGTCATCGTCGACGCCTCCATGCCGGCCATGATCCGCACCTCCGGCCACATGTGGGGCCCGAAGGGCGAGGAGGACGACACGCTCGCCGTCCTCCCGGACAGCTCCTACGCCGGCATCTACCAGGTCGTCATCGACGACTGCCGCAAGAACGGCGCGTTCGACCCGACGACCATGGGCACCGTCCCGAACGTCGGCCTCATGGCCCAGAAGGCCGAAGAGTACGGCTCGCACGACAAGACCTTCGAGATCCCGGCCGACGGCACCGTCAAGGTCACGGACTCCGAGGGCAACGTCCTCATGTCCCACGAGGTCGAGGCCGGCGACATCTGGCGCGCCTGCCAGACCAAGGACGTCGCGGTCCAGGACTGGGTCAAGCTCGCGGTGACCCGCGCCCGCGCCTCGAAGACGCCCGCCGTGTTCTGGCTGGACGAGTCCCGTGCGCACGACCGCAACCTCATCGCCAAGGTCAACGAGTACCTCAAGGACCATGACACCGAGGGCCTCGAGATCTCCATCAAGAGCCCCGAGGAGGCCACGGCCTTCTCGATCGAGCGCATCCGCCGCGGCGAGGACACGATCTCCGTGACGGGCAACGTGCTCCGTGACTACAACACGGACCTGTTCCCGATCCTCGAGCTCGGCACGAGCGCCAAGATGCTCTCCGTCGTGCCCCTCCTCAACGGCGGCGGCCTCTTCGAGACCGGCGCCGGCGGCTCCGCCCCGAAGCACGTGCAGCAGCTCGTCGAGGAGAACCACCTCCGCTGGGACTCCCTGGGCGAGTTCATGGCCCTGGCCGAGTCCTTCCGCCACGCGGGCGAGACCGAGGGCAACGCCTCCGCGCAGGTCCTCGCGTCCACGCTCGAGCGCGCCACGGAGACGTTCCTCAACGAGAACAAGTCCCCGAGCCGCAAGGTCGGCGAGATCGACAACCGCGGCAGCCACTACTACCTCGCCCGCTACTGGGCCGAGGAGCTTGCGGCGCAGAAGGACGACGAGGACCTCGCCGCGAAGTTCGCGCCCGTGGCCGAGGCCCTCGCGGCCGGTGAAGAGGCCATCACGTCCGAGCTGCTCGGCGTCCAGGGCTCGCCCGCGGACATCGGCGGGTACTACCTCCCCTCCGAGGAGAAGACGGCCGGCGTCATGCGCCCGTCCGCGACCCTCAACGCTGCGGTGGACGGCCTGAAGAAGTAG
- a CDS encoding SDR family oxidoreductase has translation MKRVLIIGGHGKVALLAAPILAAQGREVLSAARKAGQREDIEKAGGTFVEADVERMDQREIERLVSGTDAVIWSAGAGGGSPERTRAVDFEAAVRTVHAAEAAGVKRFVMVSYFGAGQDHGLPEDHDFFAYAQAKADADEELRASSLDWTILGPSALTDAPSSGSVDVRVDRGRDLAADSASRETVARMLAAVLDDETTLRRTIEFNDGSSSIDSRPWAAESAEPQGESAS, from the coding sequence ATGAAGCGCGTTCTCATCATCGGCGGTCACGGCAAGGTGGCGCTGCTCGCGGCGCCCATCCTCGCGGCCCAAGGGCGGGAGGTGCTCAGCGCGGCACGCAAGGCGGGGCAGCGCGAGGACATCGAGAAGGCAGGCGGCACGTTCGTCGAGGCCGACGTGGAGCGCATGGACCAGCGCGAGATCGAGCGCCTCGTCAGCGGGACGGACGCCGTCATCTGGAGCGCTGGCGCGGGCGGAGGCTCCCCCGAGCGCACGCGCGCCGTGGACTTCGAGGCAGCCGTCCGCACCGTGCACGCGGCGGAGGCAGCCGGGGTGAAGCGCTTCGTCATGGTGTCGTACTTCGGTGCGGGCCAGGATCACGGCCTGCCCGAGGACCACGACTTCTTCGCGTACGCGCAGGCCAAGGCGGACGCTGACGAGGAGCTGCGGGCGTCGTCGCTCGACTGGACCATCCTCGGCCCCTCCGCGCTCACGGACGCGCCGAGCTCCGGCTCCGTGGACGTGCGGGTGGACCGCGGCCGCGACCTGGCGGCGGACTCTGCCTCGCGGGAGACGGTCGCCCGGATGCTCGCGGCGGTGCTCGACGACGAGACAACACTGCGGCGGACCATCGAGTTCAACGACGGGTCGAGCAGCATCGACTCGCGCCCGTGGGCGGCCGAGTCCGCTGAGCCGCAGGGCGAGAGCGCGTCCTAG
- a CDS encoding DUF5302 domain-containing protein, with protein MSNAKNTPDHAESKGAPEDIKAKFREALAKKNSRNSGPREDHLDGHSKAQGPHGPAGGPQDFRRKTG; from the coding sequence ATGAGCAACGCAAAGAACACCCCTGACCACGCCGAATCCAAGGGGGCACCCGAGGACATCAAGGCCAAGTTCCGCGAGGCGCTCGCCAAGAAGAACTCCCGGAACTCGGGTCCGCGCGAGGATCACCTCGACGGCCATTCCAAGGCGCAGGGCCCCCACGGCCCGGCCGGTGGACCGCAGGACTTCCGCCGCAAGACCGGCTGA